The following nucleotide sequence is from Gammaproteobacteria bacterium.
CATTTTCAAACGACTGCTCTTTTATCTTCTCTACCAAAGAAAGCATATCTGCCTGCTCTGCTTGAACCTGGGGGTAACAATCTATTAGATCATCAATATGAATTTTGCCGCGCGTAGACGCAAGTTGATTGTTGTTGATTTTTTCTTGAATTTCTTTTGCTTGAACCTTTGCTAGCGATGCAGCTTTAGAAACTGAAATAAATTGCGACATTAAAAGTTATGCCTTACTTAATGTGCTTACCAAAGTATTATTATCGAATAGGCGTGTAACCGCCGGCAATTCCCTCTTTACTGAGAACAAATTGCCAGAGCTGCAGGTTTCTTGCGCGAAATGCGCCTGCACAGCATAGCAAGTAATACTTCCACATTTTATAATGTTGCTCGTCATATTTTTTACTTAAATGCTTCCAGCCATTCTCAAAATTATCGAACCACGCCATTAATGTTTTATCGTAATCAGGACCAAAACTATGATAGTCCTCTATGATAAATTCATCATCAATTGCCATAGTAATATCTTTCATAGAGGGAAGCACGCCATTAGGAAATATATATTTATTAAACCAAGGGTCTGGACTATGACGCGTAAAATTCGAACCAATTGTGTGCAATAGAAAAAGCCCATCATCCTTTAAACAACGTGAAGCTACTTTCATATAGGCTTTATGATTTTTCGGGCCTACATGCTCAAACATTCCAAGTGAAACCACATGATCAAACTTTTCGTTTAGTTCACGATAGTCTTGCACACGCACATCAACAGATAATCCAGCACAATCATTCTTGGCATATTCAGCTTGTTCTTTTGACACCGTGACACCAACTGCATGCGCACCATATCGCTCTGCAGCAAACTTTATAAAGCTCCCCCAACCACAACCAATATCTAATACACGTTGGTTTTCTTGTAAACCAATTTTACGACAAACAAGATCTAATTTATTTTCTTGAGCCTGATCAAGATTTGCCGCATCTTTCCAATAACCGCAAGTGTAGGTAAGGCGCTTATCAAGCATACACTCGAAAAGATCATTCCCCATATCATAATGTTGCTCGCCAACACGAAAGGCACGACGAATATTTTGCAGATTAAAAAACTTTGCTTGTAAAACAGCCCATATATAAGAACGGCCCTTAACTCTTCGTTCTAAATCAGTACTTAAAAGTTTATCGAAAAATTGATCAAGAGTAGCGACATCCCACCACCCTTCCATATAAGATTCTCCTAAACCCAAAGAGCCTTGCGCCAATATGCGTTGAAAAAATCTACCGTCATGAACTTGTATGTCCCAAGACCTATCACCACCGATGTGAACATCAACATCGGCTAATAGTTTATTTACGCGCACCTCGAACTTATCCAAACCCATATTCCCACTATAAATTTGTAGTTATTTAACAGAGAAACTTACTTTTTATTTTTGATGCTTCCGCATACAATTGAAATATAATAAAAATAAAAACCCATAACAAGAAAAGATAAGCCCATGTTGCTATCTATCAATCTAATATTTGCATTTTTAGTGCTGTTGATTGGTGTTTTGATGCTTTTAATCAGACATTAAATCAAGATTCAGATAAATTTAGTTGTCTGTTATATGCAATTTTTAATGAGAACAATTGTGTACAGCTGACACAGCAGTTGTTGTGGCTAAAACAACAATAGAAAAAGGGTTTTAAGGCTAAGGATAATATTTTAGCTGCAGAGGAATCTGATACAAGCATCATCATCACGATCAATCGGTGCACCTAAACTTAATACACCGTCTCCGTATAAATATGCTTTTTGCCCTTGAATACGAATTTTGCCTAGATCATCCGCCTCAATGAAGGTGCCATTGAGACTATTATCTTGTAGAACAAATTCGCCATTCTCATAGCTGATAATTGCATGATGTTTAGAAACAAAACTATTTACGACACGCAAATCGCATTGATGTGAACGCCCTAAAGTAAATTGCTTTAAACGAGTATCAAAATAGTAGCGCTGCCCGGCAAATTTCAGGTTAAGCGTGCTGGTATTACGAATAGGCTGATTTTCTTGCCAAATGAGTTTCAAATTAATTTTTCGGCGATCGGATATGCGCCGTCTATCCTTGCGCACAATATTAAAATCGCTATCTAATAGCGGAAACTGTATAGACGTCGCATCGACACGACGATCTCTCTCACGATGAACGTATACCTTTGACTCTGCTTGTACGCTTTCCATTGAACTATTACTTTGCATTCTCAATCTCAATCACATTAGTATAAGCATGGAATAGCGTCTAAAAAGTGAACTAGATCAACCTGCCCAGCAAATTATTTCGAAATAAAAAACTATATATTCCCTATATTATTCATGGATTTAGGATAATTATATCTAGTGATTTGCAGACTGCTCTGCCCGATATTTGTGAGTAAAACCAAACCCAATGCCTTCATTTGATAGATGCACCACAACTGCCCACACGCGGATCAGTTTAATTGCGTTGGCTTCAGAGACTGAAAACACGAGTTGCACTCTTCTACCCACGTAAGCATGTTCTGGCACAGAATCTAGAAATGCACCTCGAGTACTCAAATTTGTTGGGCGGCAACGCGTTAAATTCAATTGCGGGCAATATAAACGCAAATTTGTAGGAGAGGTTTTACGCCTTGCTATGCGTCTCTCATCCTTAGTAGCAGCACTTTGGTTCATCGATCCCTCTTTGAGTTAATTATTATTATTGTAGTTGGATAGTAGTAAAGGTATATAACTTACTAAAATATAATAAACCCTTGTTTAACAAGGTCTTATACTGTTAATTAAAAACAGTCTAGCGCAACTTGAAGCGGGTTTATAGTTCAATTTGTTAATAAATCAGGCTCATATTGACAGAAATTAATATCCTCAACTCTCTAAAATTAAGCTTAAAGCCTCAATAATTAGAAATATATTGAGGCTAAATCATTAGCTTTGGACAATGAATATTTGCAAATCGAGCGATCTAGCAATAATAGACTTGGTAAGTGTAACGTTTTTACTTACAATATCGCCGTTCTGTCATAACACTAGATAAGTTATTATCTAGTGCATCCACCTGGGAAGTTGGGTGGTACGTGACAAACACAAAAATTAATCAATCGTACGATTATCAATTAAAATAACTTCGGAGTTATAATTATGCTAACTAAGAAACTTCTAATCCCTGCAGCCTTTGCTATGGCGGCAACATTCACCACAGGGTGTCAGCAAACTACTATGGCTGAACCAGCTATGGAAGCTGAAGCAGACCCTATCGCAGAAGTGCGTGAAATTGCTAATGAAGCTTTGCGTACAGCGAATACAGCTGCACATGACGCTGCTACTGCAAAAGATATGGCTCTAGCGGCTCAAGACGCTGCTGCTGCTGCTCAAGCTTGTTGTGACGCGAATTCACGTCGCATGAGCCGTATGTTTGACGGTTCTATGAGCTCTAAGTAGTTCTAGTAAGATTTATCTTCACTTTTGAAGATAAGCAAAAAGGCCCGTATACGGGCCTTTTTTGTGCATGTCTAAGTAGCTTGTTCTGATTAACAAATAGTAATTAGATCTACTGTGTTTTAGTCCCCACTGAAATAGGCAATCCTGTCTTATTCTTCGCTAATTGATTAGCAAGTTCCCAGTTAATTTTATAGCCTTCTTTAGACTTAGTAGCGCCAATAATGGCTTGCACAAACTGAGTTAAATTCCTTGAATTAGTACCTGTTTCATCGCCTTCACTTGGATGCATTTCGGCATATAGCTTGCCACCACTCCACGCCAGCTTGTAGGGTTCGTTAACAATGGTGACAGGAGTGTTTATGGATACTCGGCTAAACAAGTCCTTAATATCATCGGGATGTAAACGCACGCATCCATGAGTTACTTTCATGCCAATGCCACGCGGGTTATTGGTGCCGTGAATTAAATAGCCAGACAAGCCTAAGCGAATAGCATAATCACCAAGTGGATTATCCGGCCCAGGAGGAACCGTAGCGGGTAAAGGGTCATTTTTCTCTTCATGCTCCTTACGGATTGATTCAGGCGGGGTCCACGTTGGGTTTTTCTTCATCCCAATAACACTAGTCTGTGTGTTAGGCGTGTCCCAACCCTCTTTCCCGATACTTATCGGATAGGTATACACATAACCTGGTGCATTTTTAGGGAAGTAAT
It contains:
- a CDS encoding cyclopropane fatty acyl phospholipid synthase; protein product: MGLDKFEVRVNKLLADVDVHIGGDRSWDIQVHDGRFFQRILAQGSLGLGESYMEGWWDVATLDQFFDKLLSTDLERRVKGRSYIWAVLQAKFFNLQNIRRAFRVGEQHYDMGNDLFECMLDKRLTYTCGYWKDAANLDQAQENKLDLVCRKIGLQENQRVLDIGCGWGSFIKFAAERYGAHAVGVTVSKEQAEYAKNDCAGLSVDVRVQDYRELNEKFDHVVSLGMFEHVGPKNHKAYMKVASRCLKDDGLFLLHTIGSNFTRHSPDPWFNKYIFPNGVLPSMKDITMAIDDEFIIEDYHSFGPDYDKTLMAWFDNFENGWKHLSKKYDEQHYKMWKYYLLCCAGAFRARNLQLWQFVLSKEGIAGGYTPIR
- a CDS encoding FHA domain-containing protein, giving the protein MQSNSSMESVQAESKVYVHRERDRRVDATSIQFPLLDSDFNIVRKDRRRISDRRKINLKLIWQENQPIRNTSTLNLKFAGQRYYFDTRLKQFTLGRSHQCDLRVVNSFVSKHHAIISYENGEFVLQDNSLNGTFIEADDLGKIRIQGQKAYLYGDGVLSLGAPIDRDDDACIRFLCS
- a CDS encoding L,D-transpeptidase family protein; amino-acid sequence: MKTIYLIIGLFLLLSSMQLQAERYQLPKNGDSIVGQMSLMTAKESDTFIELARRYSLGFQELVLANPNVDPWLPGEGTQLVMPTRYILPNTKHKGLILNLAEMRVYYFPKNAPGYVYTYPISIGKEGWDTPNTQTSVIGMKKNPTWTPPESIRKEHEEKNDPLPATVPPGPDNPLGDYAIRLGLSGYLIHGTNNPRGIGMKVTHGCVRLHPDDIKDLFSRVSINTPVTIVNEPYKLAWSGGKLYAEMHPSEGDETGTNSRNLTQFVQAIIGATKSKEGYKINWELANQLAKNKTGLPISVGTKTQ